In a single window of the Gossypium hirsutum isolate 1008001.06 chromosome D02, Gossypium_hirsutum_v2.1, whole genome shotgun sequence genome:
- the LOC107934809 gene encoding uncharacterized protein isoform X5 produces MKKSTMWVFIFPIQGCFSPSSFFKERNGSDEWLVSWLSTMASASTDLDSSSQASEAENIEDLNGDEPIFWPFERKIDWKSEETWKHFTMSPRKDIIKVTALEETINTNKNLQKPKQGSKDCHNGGRKIRKGNTMPSRLRESTKVSVKIVPLNIENQILALKVEEDDTMGSISTCRNLWEDDFTSNGDVPIEKVVGLGEFDGHEGIDSDFNEGVFLLDEAL; encoded by the exons ATGAAGAAGAGCACAATGTGGGTCTTCATCTTCCCAATCCAAG GTTGTTTTTCACCTTCATCTTTTTTTAAAGAACGTAACGGAAGTGATGAATGGTTAGTTTCATGGCTGTCAACAATGGCATCTGCAAGCACTGATCTCGATTCTTCATCTCAG GCTTCTGAAGCAGAAAACATCGAAGATCTCAATGGTGATGAGCCGATTTTCTGGCCATTCGAGAGGAAAATCGATTGGAAATCCGAGGAAACTTGGAAACACTTCACCATGTCTCCTCGAAAAGACATTATAAAGGTTACAGCTCTTGAGGAAACCATCAACACGAATAAAAATCTACAGAAACCAAAACAAGGAAGCAAAGATTGTCACAACGGTGGCCGCAAAATCAGAAAGGGGAACACGATGCCTTCAAGATTGAGAGAATCGACAAAAGTTTCGGTGAAAATAGTGCCATTAAACATTGAAAACCAAATTCTGGCATTAAAAGTTGAAGAAGATGACACCATGGGATCAATTTCAACTTGTAGAAACTTGTGGGAAGATGATTTTACATCAAATGGGGATGTTCCAATTGAAAAAGTTGTAGGGCTTGGTGAGTTTGATGGGCATGAAGGGATTGATTCAGATTTCAATGAAGGTGTTTTTTTGCTTGATGAAGCTCTATGA
- the LOC107934811 gene encoding gamma-secretase subunit APH1-like encodes MTVAAGIGYALVALGPSLSLFIAFISKKPFLILTLLSSTLVWLISLIILSGIWRAFLPLNSTTWWPFAILIFSSIAFQEGLRLLFWKVYKRLEDILDAFADRVSKPRLYLTDKMQIALAGGLGHGVAHAVFFCLSLLTPAFGPATYFVDRCSQIPFFLVSAIIALAFVTVHTFSMVIAFNGYAEGNKVDQLFVPSVHLAAGMMTLINFAYGGCVIGIPLLFLMAILTVMHCGRMVWRRLSESQRQVDS; translated from the exons ATGACGGTAGCGGCTGGGATCGGGTACGCTTTGGTAGCGTTAGGACCGTCTCTCTCCCTTTTCATCGCTTTTATCTCCAAAAAGCCCTTCTTGATCCTCACTCTCCTCTCCAG TACATTGGTTTGGCTTATAAGTTTGATAATATTATCTGGAATTTGGAGAGCTTTCCTTCCTTTGAATTCAACAACATGGTGGCCTTTTGCAATACTTATATTCTCATCAATTGCTTTTCAAGAAGGTCTTCGCCTTCTTTTCTGGAAAGTTTATAA GAGGTTAGAAGACATATTGGATGCTTTTGCTGATAGGGTCTCAAAGCCACGCTTGTATCTAACTGATAAGATGCAAATTGCTCTTG CTGGTGGGTTAGGTCACGGTGTGGCACATGCAGTATTCTTTTGTCTTAGCCTCTTAACACCAGCATTTGGTCCAGCAACTTATTTTGTTGATAGGTGTTCACAGATACCATTTTTCCTTGTTTCTG CAATCATTGCTCTCGCGTTCGTAACGGTCCACACTTTCTCAATGGTTATTGCGTTTAATGGCTATGCTGAAGGGAATAAAGTGGACCAACTCTTTGTTCCCTCGGTTCATCTTGCTGCTGGAATGATG ACTTTGATAAATTTTGCATACGGTGGCTGCGTTATTGGGATTCCTCTTCTCTTCTTAATGGCAATCTTGACCGTGATGCACTGCGGGAGGATGGTTTGGAGAAGATTAAGTGAAAGCCAAAGGCAGGTTGATTCATAA
- the LOC107934806 gene encoding uncharacterized protein — protein sequence MRAPSLLAQCLPGLVPQDRGSQSMSTTSERDVHLSSPAVEILPSKTAHPYKYAGDNVDLQGLNVFKGRISVADIIGFTGSELISSKPEGFLKSWDSSIDLVNILKHEIRDGQLSFRGKRVLELGCGYGLPGIFACLKGACTMHFQDLSAETIRCATIPNVLANLEQARDRQSRQPESPLTPSRQTLAPTVRFYAGDWEELPSVLSVVRNDVSEMTPGLSFSFSEEDFLDGCSSQDGSILAQELSLRRSRRLSRSRAWERASETDQGEGGYDVILMTEIPYPMSSLKKLYALIKKCLRPPYGVVYLATKKNYVGFNTAARHLRSLVDEEGIFGAHLIKEVSDRDIWKFFLK from the exons ATGCGTGCACCGTCACTTCTTGCACAATGCTTGCCGGGTTTAGTGCCTCAAGACCGAGGAAGCCAAAGCATGTCTACTACATCAGAGAGAGATGTCCATCTCTCGTCTCCGGCTGTGGAGATTCTCCCCTCAAAG ACAGCTCATCCTTATAAGTATGCTGGGGATAATGTAGACCTGCAAGGACTCAATGTGTTCAAG GGAAGAATTAGTGTTGCTGATATTATTGGTTTCACCGGTTCTGAACTGATATCGTCAAAACCTGAGG GGTTTCTGAAATCTTGGGACAGCTCTATCGATCTTGTTAACATCCTTAAGCATGAGATTCGTGATGGACAATTGAGCTTTAGAGGGAAAAGGGTGCTTGAG TTGGGTTGTGGCTATGGACTTCCCGGGATTTTTGCTTGTTTGAAG GGTGCTTGTACAATGCACTTTCAAGACCTCAGTGCAGAGACTATTCGTTGTGCTACCATACCCAATGTTCTTGCAAACCTTGAGCAAGCCAGGGACAGGCAAAGTCGACAGCCGGAGAGTCCTTTGACTCCATCTAGACAAACTCTTGCCCCAACAGTGCGCTTCTATGCTGGGGATTGGGAAGAACTCCCCTCTGTATTATCCGTTGTTCGAAATGATGTATCTGAAATGACTCCAGGACTGAGCTTTAGCTTCTCCGAGGAGGATTTCTTGGATGGCTGCAGCAGCCAAGATGGTAGCATTTTAGCACAAGAACTTTCGTTGAGGAGATCGAGAAGACTTTCGAGAAGTCGTGCATGGGAAAGAGCTAGTGAAACAGATCAAGGAGAAGGCGGTTATGATGTTATTTTGATGACTGAAATTCCATACCCGATGTCATCATTGAAGAAATTATACGCACTGATTAAGAAG TGTCTGAGGCCACCGTACGGAGTAGTATACTTAGCAACAAAGAAGAACTATGTCGGCTTCAACACGGCAGCAAGACACCTCAGGAGCCTAGTAGATGAAGAAGGCATTTTTGGAGCACATTTGATCAAAGAAGTGAGTGATAGAGATATCTGGAAGTTTTTTCTCAAGTGA
- the LOC107934809 gene encoding uncharacterized protein isoform X1 — protein sequence MKKSTMWVFIFPIQEDELPGSLSPSSDETDSIRSHIKKMGPICKSRKKFVHVSPWSSMAEDDNFDEQILSNGSFISSADDETMWLSSGCFSPSSFFKERNGSDEWLVSWLSTMASASTDLDSSSQASEAENIEDLNGDEPIFWPFERKIDWKSEETWKHFTMSPRKDIIKVTALEETINTNKNLQKPKQGSKDCHNGGRKIRKGNTMPSRLRESTKVSVKIVPLNIENQILALKVEEDDTMGSISTCRNLWEDDFTSNGDVPIEKVVGLGEFDGHEGIDSDFNEGVFLLDEAL from the exons ATGAAGAAGAGCACAATGTGGGTCTTCATCTTCCCAATCCAAG AAGACGAGCTTCCGGGATCACTATCACCTTCTTCTGATGAAACTGATTCCATTAGATCACATATTAAAAAGATGGGTCCTATCTGTAAATCCAGGAAGAAATTCGTTCATGTTTCTCCATGGTCGTCAATGGCGGAAGATGATAATTTTGATGAACAAATACTTAGTAATGGAAGCTTTATCTCATCTGCTGATGATGAAACTATGTGGCTGTCTTCAGGTTGTTTTTCACCTTCATCTTTTTTTAAAGAACGTAACGGAAGTGATGAATGGTTAGTTTCATGGCTGTCAACAATGGCATCTGCAAGCACTGATCTCGATTCTTCATCTCAG GCTTCTGAAGCAGAAAACATCGAAGATCTCAATGGTGATGAGCCGATTTTCTGGCCATTCGAGAGGAAAATCGATTGGAAATCCGAGGAAACTTGGAAACACTTCACCATGTCTCCTCGAAAAGACATTATAAAGGTTACAGCTCTTGAGGAAACCATCAACACGAATAAAAATCTACAGAAACCAAAACAAGGAAGCAAAGATTGTCACAACGGTGGCCGCAAAATCAGAAAGGGGAACACGATGCCTTCAAGATTGAGAGAATCGACAAAAGTTTCGGTGAAAATAGTGCCATTAAACATTGAAAACCAAATTCTGGCATTAAAAGTTGAAGAAGATGACACCATGGGATCAATTTCAACTTGTAGAAACTTGTGGGAAGATGATTTTACATCAAATGGGGATGTTCCAATTGAAAAAGTTGTAGGGCTTGGTGAGTTTGATGGGCATGAAGGGATTGATTCAGATTTCAATGAAGGTGTTTTTTTGCTTGATGAAGCTCTATGA